The Longimicrobiaceae bacterium genome includes a window with the following:
- a CDS encoding phosphoenolpyruvate carboxylase, translating to MLCHGSPPRKGLVSATRHERGRREAGCLIAQVVSARDRVGEPSGARDPGTGTEPPNLVQVSLLRRKRAGEESELNSAIAATINGISAGLRSTG from the coding sequence ATGTTATGCCACGGCTCCCCCCCGCGCAAGGGTCTCGTTTCAGCGACCCGGCACGAGCGCGGTCGCCGTGAAGCCGGATGCCTCATCGCTCAGGTCGTGTCGGCCCGCGATCGAGTCGGGGAGCCGAGCGGCGCGAGAGATCCTGGAACGGGCACGGAACCGCCGAACCTGGTGCAGGTGAGCCTGCTGCGCCGCAAACGCGCGGGCGAGGAGAGCGAGCTGAACTCCGCCATCGCGGCGACCATCAACGGGATCTCGGCGGGGCTGCGGAGTACCGGGTGA